The following coding sequences lie in one Arachis ipaensis cultivar K30076 chromosome B05, Araip1.1, whole genome shotgun sequence genomic window:
- the LOC107643735 gene encoding transcription factor BIM2 (The sequence of the model RefSeq protein was modified relative to this genomic sequence to represent the inferred CDS: added 67 bases not found in genome assembly), producing the protein MRVGKGNQEEEEYDEEEFGSSKKQGPSSAPNNANNTNKDAKAVDKASVIRSKHSVTEQRRRSKINERFQILRDLIPHSDQKRDTASFLLEVIEYVQYLQEKVQKYEGSYQGWGHEPSKLMPWRNSHWRVQSFVGQPQAIKNGSGPVSPFPGKFDESNISISPTMLSGNQNMIDTDQGRDIVSKASEGQTDLASKGIALPLGMHPNMSVPVRSDGVLSHPLQGSVSEAQSTECPAASEPLSQQDELTIEGGTISISSVYSQGLLNNLTQALQSAGLDLSQASISVQINLGKRANNGPSCGTSSPKNHDMVPSSNQAFAQFRDAGSEDSDQAQKRLKTFK; encoded by the exons AACAAGGCCCTTCCTCTGCCCCTAATAACGCCAATAACACCAACAAAG ATGCCAAAGCTGTTGATAAAGCAAGCGTGATAAGATCAAAACATTCGGTGACTGAGCAGCGAAGAAGAAGCAAGATAAATGAGAG ATTTCAGATATTGAGGGATCTCATACCTCATAGTGATCAAAAGAGGGACACAGCATCATTCTTACTGGAG GTGATTGAGTATGTTCAGTACTTACAGGAGAAGGTACAAAAGTATGAAGGCTCATATCAAGGTTGGGGTCATGAACCCTCAAAGTTGATGCCATGG AGAAATAGCCATTGGCGTGTGCAAAGCTTTGTTGGGCAACCTCAAGCCATAAAGAATGGTTCAGGTCCGGTGTCACCTTTTCCTGGAAAGTTTGACGAAAGCAACATTAGTATCTCTCCAACTATGCTTAGCGGCAACCAGAATATGATAGACACCGATCAGGGTAGGGATATTGTCAGCAAAGCATCCGAAGGACAAACTGATTTAGCTAGCAAGGGAATAGCTCTGCCCTTGGGTATGCACCCAAACATGTCTGTTCCTGTCAGAAGCGATGGTGTACTTTCACATCCTCTACAGGGATCTGTTTCAGAAGCGCAGTCAACTGAGTGCCCTGCCGCTAGTGAACCACTGAGCCAACAGGACGAGCTGACTATTGAAGGAGGGACAATCAGCATTTCTAGTGTGTACTCCCAAGG GTTGTTGAACAATCTGACTCAGGCACTACAGAGTGCTGGTTTAGATCTATCACAGGCCAGCATTTCGGTTCAGATTAATCTTGGAAAACGAGCAAACAATGGACCAAGCTGTGGGACCTCTTCTCCCAAG AATCACGACATGGTTCCTTCCAGCAACCAAGCTTTTGCACAGTTTAGAGATGCAGGCAGTGAAGACTCGGACCAAGCTCAGAAACGTCTGAAAACATTCAAGTGA